Proteins encoded together in one Procambarus clarkii isolate CNS0578487 chromosome 11, FALCON_Pclarkii_2.0, whole genome shotgun sequence window:
- the LOC123758361 gene encoding uncharacterized protein — MASCPRRAHYNVNDLRRGNRRGCRRGIGPTTGHRSRSGPPAHIFPQHHDEVPIIRGNPPPPLRGSNSRRRRRGAQVATSKPRTAPTSTAGAPEYHTPHLLPRHTTKGRHTPSPPRTFRDRPHHTTPCRHSHHLYIHTGHTSTVRRVHRGHITHTVHIIQGNSLRAPTRTPLQRDGKSRTTVANTHVQTRQVPLPVEALPPIQQNSRPRESVSHPQAGAGHEPPPGHPVLDAAQATAQHTHIGSTTPEATAVTRRVAQAVELVSTGVAADRQSGASGTAPTLSSEPAECNRGGKSSTRKTCTLPVARCSLPYLTLRCFRGLASPRPGRRLGLLVAGLINQAVGRGCSQPDV, encoded by the exons atggcttcttgtcctcgtcgagCCCACTATAATGTTAATGACCTCAG gagggggaaccgcaggggatgcaggcgcggcatcggccccaccacagggcacaggagccgttcaggccccccggcgcacatctttccgcaacaccacgacgaggtcccgatcatcaggggcaaccccccccccccactgcggggatccaacagcagaagacgcaggaggggggcacaggtagcaacttcgaaGCCCCGCACAGCACCAACATCCACGGCAGGGGCGCCAGAGTATCATACTcctcacctcctcccaaggcacaccacgaaggggagacacactccgagcccgccgagaacgtttcgagacaggccgcaccacaccactccctgcaggcacagccaccatctttACATCCACACAGGTCACAccagcaccgtccgaagagtccacagaggccacatcacccacactgtccacatcatccagggaaacagcctcagagcaCCGACGCGCACGCCTCTGCAAAGGgacggaaagagcagaactacagtcgccaaCACACACGTACAGACACGGCAGGTACCTCTCCCTGTCGAAGCCCTCCCTCCAATACAGCAGAACTCGCGTCCCCGGGAGtcggtatcacatccacaggcgggggcgggacatgaacctccaccgggacatcctGTACTAGATGCAGCTCAGGCGAcggcccaacacacacacatcggctcaacaaccccagaggccacagcagtcaccagacgtgtcgcacaggccgtagaaCTCGTCTCAACAGGGgtagcagcagacaggcaatcaggcgcctcaggcacagcacccactctGTCCTCAGAACCGGCCGaatgcaacaggggcggaaaatcctccacacgaaaaacatgcaccctaccAGTTGCACGCTGcagcctaccttaccttaccttgaggtgcttccggggcttagcgtccccgcggcccggtcgtcgactaggcctcctggttgctggactgatcaaccaggctgttggacgcggctgctcgcagcctgacgtatga
- the LOC123758358 gene encoding zinc finger protein 853-like, whose amino-acid sequence MAPPYTPGYLARSLVRVPGSGRDGPRATILCDLSRVSTLAASVSMPRNLPPALVSLPSGLPDNTLQNPSLHLQTSTAHTLNGSSGSRKRTRDQVFRGDETYPKPKVSKLEDAPLPPRHAANEEAKVTSSNRGSTNTPTVVVFIPQNHMHQLISTSQPQEGSTQTPQVLVAQLQDSPAFPGVMAQLQGLLQQPSSTPQGIMAHLQSLLQHARPAPQGVVAHLQGLLQQANPSSHGAVAQVQSLLQQVNPSPQGSMAQVQSLQQVNPSPQRSVAQVQSLLQQANPSPQGSIAQVQSLLQQANPSPQGSIAQVQSLLQQANPSPQGSVAQVQSLLQQSNTPIQNVAAPQPRTPIPQIVVAPRQGYIQQSSLTPQIVVLQQNHLQQTNPAPQNVVVNQQNNLQQTNQLPHTVQMQQTIKQLVQNISQPSTVEAISMTEVAEESRQLREHNLTLRRQVSLFQQLFSDKQRLVSVIRRLGMRVA is encoded by the coding sequence ATGGCTCCACCTTACACTCCTGGGTACCTGGCACGTTCCCTTGTACGTGTACCCGGCAGCGGACGAGATGGCCCAAGAGCCACAATTCTTTGCGACCTTTCTCGAGTGTCTACCCTCGCCGCAAGCGTCTCTATGCCCAGGAACCTGCCTCCGGCGCTGGTGAGTCTCCCCAGTGGATTACCTGATAACACTCTCCAAAATCCTAGTCTGCACCTACAGACATCAACAGCCCACACACTGAATGGTTCCAGCGGCTCGCGCAAGCGCACCAGGGACCAAGTCTTCCGAGGTGATGAAACATATCCCAAGCCAAAAGTCAGCAAGCTAGAGGATGCACCGTTACCACCTCGACACGCCGCTAATGAGGAAGCCAAGGTTACGTCGAGCAACCGTGGATCAACGAACACCCCTACTGTTGTGGTCTTCATCCCTCAAAACCACATGCACCAATTAATCTCGACAAGCCAGCCACAAGAAGGAAGCACTCAAACACCCCAGGTGCTTGTGGCACAGCTTCAGGACAGTCCAGCTTTCCCGGGGGTTATGGCCCAATTACAGGGTCTCCTTCAACAACCCAGTTCAACCCCCCAAGGGATTATGGCCCATCTACAGAGTCTCCTTCAACATGCGAGACCAGCCCCCCAGGGGGTTGTGGCCCATTTACAGGGTCTCCTTCAACAGGCCAATCCATCCTCACACGGAGCTGTGGCCCAAGTACAGTCTCTCCTTCAACAGGTTAATCCATCCCCACAGGGGTCTATGGCCCAAGTACAGTCTCTTCAACAGGTCAATCCATCTCCACAGAGGTCTGTGGCCCAAGTACAGTCTCTCCTTCAACAGGCTAATCCATCCCCACAGGGATCTATTGCCCAAGTACAGTCTCTCCTTCAACAGGCTAATCCATCCCCACAGGGGTCTATTGCCCAAGTACAGTCTCTCCTTCAACAGGCTAATCCATCCCCACAGGGGTCTGTTGCCCAAGTACAGTCTCTCCTTCAACAGAGCAATACGCCAATCCAGAACGTAGCGGCACCACAACCGAGGACTCCGATACCCCAAATAGTGGTGGCTCCTCGACAGGGCTACATTCAACAAAGCAGCTTAACACCCCAGATTGTGGTTCTCCAACAGAACCACCTTCAACAAACCAACCCAGCACCCCAAAACGTCGTGGTTAACCAACAGAACAACCTTCAACAGACCAACCAATTACCCCATACTGTTCAAATGCAACAAACCATTAAACAACTAGTACAAAATATCTCGCAGCCGAGTACGGTGGAAGCCATCTCGATGACAGAGGTCGCAGAGGAGTCCCGCCAGCTGAGAGAACACAACCTGACTCTTCGCAGACAGGTGTCTCTGTTTCAACAACTCTTCAGCGACAAACAAAGACTTGTTTCAGTGATTAGAAGACTTGGCATGCGTGTTGCATAA
- the LOC138363673 gene encoding aggrecan core protein-like, with the protein MGSVCHRLGNNPKRCGFCTSPLGIDDQTSPLGIDDQTSPLGIDDQTSLLGIDDQTSLLGIDDQTSPLGIDDQTSQLGIGDQTSPLGIDDQTSPLGIDDQTSPLGIDDQTSPLGIDDQTSPLGIDDQTSPLGIDDQTSQLGIDDQTSPLGIDDQTSQLGIDDQTSPLGIDDQTSPLGIDDQTSPLGIDDQTSPLGIGDQTSPLGIDDQTSPLGIDDQTSPLGIGDQTSPLGIDDQTSPLGIDDQTSPLGIDDQTSPLGIDDQTSPLGIDDQTSPLGIDDQTSPLGIDDQTSPLGIGDQTSPLGIDDQTSPLGIDDQTSPLGIDDQTSPLGIDDQTSPLGIGDQTSPLGIDDVRVNVLILK; encoded by the exons ATGGGTTCTGTGTGTCACCGCTTAGGAAATAACCCTAAGCGGTGtgggttctgt ACTTCACCGCTGGGTATTGATGATCAGACTTCACCGCTGGGTATTGATGACCAGACTTCACCGCTGGGTATTGATGACCAGACTTCACTGCTGGGTATTGATGACCAGACTTCACTGCTGGGTATTGATGACCAGACTTCACCACTGGGTATTGATGACCAGACTTCACAGCTGGGTATTGGTGACCAGACTTCACCGCTGGGTATTGATGACCAGACTTCACCGCTGGGTATTGATGACCAGACTTCACCGCTGGGTATTGATGACCAGACTTCACCGCTGGGTATTGATGACCAGACTTCACCGCTGGGTATTGATGACCAGACTTCACCGCTGGGTATTGATGACCAGACTTCACAGCTGGGTATTGATGACCAGACTTCACCGCTGGGTATTGATGACCAGACTTCACAGCTGGGTATTGATGACCAGACTTCACCGCTGGGTATTGATGACCAGACTTCACCGCTGGGTATTGATGACCAGACTTCACCGCTGGGTATTGATGACCAGACTTCACCGCTGGGTATTGGTGACCAGACTTCACCGCTGGGTATTGATGACCAGACTTCACCGCTGGGTATTGATGATCAGACTTCACCGCTGGGTATTGGTGACCAGACTTCACCGCTGGGTATTGATGACCAGACTTCACCGCTGGGTATTGATGACCAGACTTCACCGCTGGGTATTGATGACCAGACTTCACCGCTGGGCATTGATGACCAGACTTCACCGCTGGGTATTGATGACCAGACTTCACCGCTGGGTATTGATGACCAGACTTCACCGCTGGGTATTGATGACCAGACTTCACCGCTGGGTATTGGTGACCAGACTTCACCGCTGGGTATTGATGACCAGACTTCACCGCTGGGTATTGATGACCAGACTTCACCGCTGGGTATTGATGACCAGACTTCACCGCTGGGTATTGATGACCAGACTTCACCGCTGGGTATTGGTGACCAGACTTCACCGCTGGGTATTGATGACGTCAGAGTAAACGTGTTGAtcctaaaataa